GGCGAAAAGCGCAGCTTCAATTTGGTGCGGATTAAGGTCAACTTGGGCATTAGAAAGCGTAGCAGAAAGCTTCTCCAAACTATCCGAAGCGCATCGTTTTGTTAATTCGTAAGCAAAATATTTTGCATGATAAGCCGTAACCATATGCTGTAAAATCTTAACATTTCCTGAATACTGGAATTAGAATGAAATACTACCCAAAATTCAGATTAAAATCAAAGGAATAGTAACTTTTTATTCTTTGTCATGGTTAAAATAATGTCTTAAGATACATTAATGTTAATATTTACAGGTTATTAAATTTTATGTACTATTCAAACGCAAACGAAGAAAGAATATACTATGAAAAAACTTTTAACAATTCTTGTTTTTATCATTATCCTCGGGGGTATTGGCCTCTGGTACCTCAATCAACAATCAGTTAATTCTAATCCCACTACTGTCGTTGAAAACAGCAGTTCTGTTAACCCCAAAATAAATGTTTATTTCTCGCCCAATGGTGGGTGTACTAAAGCCATAGTTGACGAGATAAAGTCTGCTCAAAAGACTATCCGTGTCCAGGCGTATTCATTCACTTCAGACCCGATAGCACAAGCTTTAATAAATGCTTATAAGCGTGGGGTTGATGTCGAGATCGTTTTGGATAGGAGCCAACGCTCAGAACGGTATTCTAAGGTAAGTGATGTGGCTAAGGCAGGAATTCCTACGTTTATTGACACCAAGCACGCCATTGCCCATAACAAGATAATGATACTTGATAGTAAAGTTATAATTACTGGGAGCTTTAATTTTACAAAAGGGGCCGAGGAGAAGAACGCTGAGAATTTACTGATAATAAAGAACAGAGCAGATTTAGTGAGAGAATACGAAGAAAACTATCTAAAACATAGGGCACATGCCGAAAAGTACTAGGTAATGAAAAATATTTGCGATTAATAATTTCTTATTTTACCCTCTAACAATAAGGTTGATATTTTGTCATAAGCTTTTGCCTTCGGATGTTTAGCAAATAGCAATCTAATCATCCGTATTGATCCGTACGCTTTATGTATCAATTCTCTTTGTAAATTATCATATTTACCGTCATAGCTGTCTTCATTAATCAAATGTGCTGGTTTTTGCCTGAGTTTCCTTACTTCTTTAAGTGGAGATATAAACTCTAAAATTTCCTGTTGCTTGGCAGACTCATTCGGATACACAATGATTGTGCTTAGCCACTCCTCCAATAGAGACAAAGTATTCTTTTGTCGGATTTCAAATTCACCATTGCCCCTATCTATCCTCTCTTCTAATTGAATAACCCCTTTAAAAAAATCCTTGTTGATGTTTTCAGAAATCAATTTATCTAACAAGTGAACAAACGAGTTATAATTCTTAAGGGTTGGCCTGAGGAAAAATGAAAATTCCTTTAAATGATTTTCCTTGTACGTGTTTTTAAAAAAGGGTGGCTTGCCGATTAAACTAGCTAAATCATTTATTACAACCTGCTCTTCCAAAAATGCGGAATAAATAGAAATATGTTCGGGGAATTGTGCCAAAAAACTACTATTATAGTAATAATCAACCATTTTGCATTTGCGCGATACAATACATGTACTCCAGAACTGTTGATGCTCCGGAGAAAGATCATTAAGGTATCTCAGGAAAACAATCACAACCCTTACTCTATTTTCATCATAACCAAGACCAAATGTCTGCAACCCAATTTTATCCTTCTTATCAATATCAGTCGAATCATAAAATTTTGATGCTATGCAAGCTTTCCCCCAAAAATCATAAAATTCAAAGCTATACCGTGGATCTGAAAAATATCTTTCTAAAACGCCAAGATCGAAGAATACGGGTTCTAATTGGCCCGCACCAAGGAGTAACCGTCTGGTAAAAGGGCGATCATTATATTCTTCAACATTCGTTGCTTGCTCTATCATTAATTTTGACGGATAAATACAGTCTTGTTGAAGTCCTTCCTGTTTTATTTTTTCGATTTGTTTTTGTGGCTCAAGGTCGGGGAATGATTTGATATGTGGATTCGTACAAATGTTACCAAAAACGACCGAAATTTTATTATCCGTAATAAGGTTGATCAATATCTTCACCAACTCTAATTCACTGATGTTTAAGTCTTCGCGCAAAGACCATACAGGTATTCCATTGAAATCATGCGAAGTAAGATAAAAATTAGTGATTCTTTTTAATGCGTTTTCTTGTATCATATAATTAGTTCAATTTTCGATATTCCAATTAGGTATAAAATTATTATTTGCCTCTTGTTCAAATAACGGATGTAGCCAATCAATTAATTCATTTAAGTCGTTAGTTTTAGGCAAGGGATTTTCACGCCAAGGCTCGCACTGCATAAAACAATCAAAAAACGCTTCGATGGATCTTCGTGGATGTCTATATATATAGCTTCTTTCAAATATTTTTAGAGTGCGATAGTGGTGCGAAATAATAAATTTATCCCAATTTTCTTTGAGTTTGCTTTCATCTTTGACATCAATAATTTCTACCTCAACCAATTCTATTCTTGGGTTCTTCTTCCAGCCCTCATGCATTAGGCTCATTGCATCAATATCTGTTGTTGGTGCACCGTAACCAAAGATAGTAAGGAAATAAGTGTTTTCAAGATAATGCTGTAATCTTATCCACTCGTCCTTAATAAAGGGATTATCTGAATAATTCTTACAGATAATTGGGTATAATAACGGTACAGGCTCGAATGCTTTTTCGCATTCTTTGCAACCTTTTTGTATCAATCCTGCTTTTTTGTGCTTCCGGCAAATTCCTATGCCTACATTACCGTGTAGAAAAGATAGGACTGGCGGTTTGAGGGCAAAGGTCTTTTCTAAAAGCTCACCACATCGTCTATAAGCAAGCAACAATAAAGGATCCCAATTAAAGGTTGCAATTATATCTTTTTCTCTTAATGATAATATTAATTTGTCATAGATCGTGGCTTCGTAAGGAATTTCTAAATCACTAAAATAGTTATAAATTCTTTCTTCAATTTTCCGCATTAACTCTTTGTTGCTTGCTCTTTTTGATAAGTTAGAATACAAAAGCTCAAAATCGTTATATTCCTCGTCAGTAATAGGCAACTCTTTTAGCAGATCGGATAATCCTATCGTCGTGATAATATCCTTCATCAAAGGTAAAATTTTCCCATTCTTGTCCCCTTTTGGGAAAGATGCTTTACTAGCGCCCGCGCCCAAAAGAACAACGTGAGGAATCTCAAAAAACTTGCCATAATAATTTTTCATTCTCATAAATTTAATATTTATCTGCGGATCGTGTTCGATAAAGCCCGATTTTTTCAGAACCTTATTTTTCATTAAGATTCTACACGGAAACGTCTCAAAAATCAAGGTTAAAAACTGCGTTTGAAATTGATAGAGAAAGGCGATATAAAGGTTCATCTTTCGCGAGAACCACGAACCTTTTGATATTCCTCTAATGATACAGCCAGAAATCCACATATTTCCTTTGCTAGGAACAGCGTTAGGTTTCTTCATCGAGTAAATAAAGGTTAAAGTGCATGTATTACATTTGCAATACAATTCCCATCGTGAGTCAAACTTTTCCTGCCCTGTCCGGGTGAGGCGTCGAATGATTAGCCCTCAAAGCAACATTTTAAAAGACAAATAACTATTCTCGATTAGAACCCTTAAAACCTCAAGACCGCAGCAAAGGTTGTAAGGGTAAAATATCATTGGCGGTTGTAGTTTATTGGCTTCTTTTGCGGCTTTAAGTCACCTAAAATAGACACCAAATGGGTCAAATCCCAGTGGGATCATGCTACCGATTGGTGTATAGTAGAAAGACTTAAATAACAGCCTTGCCTATGAGTTCTATGGATTATGAGAGGATGTATACTAATGCAAGAGAAAAACTTCTAATTGATAAAACGATATGCAAAGAAAATCGAGACTTGTTCAAGAAGTTTTTGGATTATGAAGAATACAAATTAAAGAGAAGAAACGGAATTAACAAGTTGGATGATAATTCTTACAAGACTTGTTTATCTTATGTCTCAAGGTTTAGGGTCGTTGATAGATGGTTCAAGGGCAAGGCATGGGTAAAACTTACAAAAGAAGACATCAAGAAAGTTTATGATGACTTAGAGGATGGAAAGATTAAAACAAAAAGAGGCAACAAACCTCTAAAAGATAAAAGAACTTATTACAACTTGATTTTTAGATCCAAGCCATTCGAGATGGCGGGTAAATCCGAATTTGTTAATGAAGTTATGGAGTTCTATACCCCTACTTCAAAGGGAGATGTTAGGTATATCACAGAGGAAACATTCAGAAAATTAGTTGACTTGATTAAGATGCCCGAGCATAAGGTTTTAATGTGGTTATGCTGGGATATAGGAGAGAACTGCAATAGCCTTTTAAAATTAAGGAAAAAGGATTGTGTTAGGCAGATAAACGCAGACTCTAAAGCGATTGAGTACAATATCAATCTTAGAAAAGAAATATTAAAGAGGCAAAGAAAAGCAAGAACCGAGCCTACTAATTATGTCGAGACGGCTAATTATCTTGATTTAATCTTAAAAGACAAAGAAGAGAATGATAATCTGTTTGGTTTTGAGGTCAGAAATGCAAAGAAGTTTTTAGATAAAGCAGTGAAGAAACTTGGTGCAAAATGTCTTCCAAATGGAGAGAATGTTACACTGAAGGACTTGAGAAGTTCTATGGCCTGTGATCTATTGAACAAAGGATGGACAAGGGACGAAATAAATGCCCGATTAGGACATTCACCAAGTTCAAAAGAGATTGATAGATATATCAATTTCTTGGCAATAGATAGAAACAAACCAAAAAAGAAAGTCTATGAAGATACAATATCAAAACTAAGATCTGAAGTTGAACAAGTAACTGGTAGAGAAAAGTTATTGCTTCTAAGGTTTGATGATTCTAAAAAAGAATTTGTAACGCTAAAAGAAAGAATGAAAGAGCTTGAAAAGAAAAGGGAATCTTCTGACGAGCTGATTAACGAGTTAACCGGTAACCCTGAAACCTTAAAGATGATTGCCCATGCCATCGCAAAGTTAGGATTAGTCGGAAAAGTACAAAGCTTGTAAACTGGTAAACGGCTATTTTTTGAAACGAAAACTTTATATACGATTGATGTCCCTTTAAAGTAACACCAAAATGCCTAAAAACACCAGCTTGAATGTGAGACTCACGAGAGAGCAAAAAGAAAAGATTATTGATAGAATGAAGTATGAAAGACAGACAAATCTTTCACAATTCACGCTAGACAAACTTCTTTATACTCCGGATAACCAGATGAAGGTTATTTATCAGACTCGCGATATAATCGCGGGCCTTTACGAAAAACTTGTCGGCGACTATTCAAAGGGAAAGCCAAGATATTTTCCTTCTCACGATTAAGCCGTATTACAACTGCTTTACAAACTATTTATACTTGGATAATTTCAAAGGCTAATGACAGATGACACCAAAAACCTTTATGAGGAGAGATCCAACCGTTATGAAATAACCACTTCAAGGGATAGCATTGACGATCTGATTCCGGAATGGGTTTCGACCCTCAAAAGGTATTTCGAAAAACGCACTCAAAAATGACAGCAACTTATAAGAAACACAGGACCAAGAAAAAACGCAACAAGGACATTGCTTGCTTAGCAAACATGATCAGCGATATAAACCAGAAAATGAGCCATATCATAGATCAGTTAAGAGACATATATGCCGCTATAGAGGTTATCGATAGTTTTTCGCAGTATCGCCGTGACTAAAAAGAAAAACGAAAAATATTTATACAGGACCATCTATAATAAAAGATGAACGCTAAGACCATGCAAATAACATTGGAAGATTTGTTAAAAAGGCTTGCTTCAGGAATAAAAGAAGTTGAGTTTTGTATTGGTTTCGAACGGCTAAAGCAGGCGGAAAAATCGTGCAATTCATATCCAAGCTGGTTTTTCCGGGCAGAAGCCGAAGCAAGCCTGGCGGAAGCCATTACAAGGCTTTCTATCGTATATCTTAATCTTTTTATACTATTAAACGAACTTAAGGCTATGAAGCAAAAACCAGAGATGTCCAAAATTTTCAGAGAATACTCACCTTTAATCAGCAAACTGGGGCCAAAAGCAAACAAGCTGCTAAGAGGGGGTTAGTTAAGTGAATAATCTTCTTATCGTTCTAAAGAGAATAAAGAAAGCCACTGGAATGAGAATATCCAATACTTTCCCCCAAGCGCTAAGTAAAGAAATAGGCGAGCTTATTAAAAAAGCGGCATCGCGAGCAAAAGCCAACCGCAGGAACACAATCCAGCCTAAAGACCTATGAAACTGGCTTTTCTGCGAATTTATCAGACAGCACAACCTTTACCCGGTCATTTGGTCCCAGTCCCGTTTCCTTAACCTTATTCTGCAATTCCCTAAAGAACTCCTTATTAGTGGCAACGGATATGATTTGCTCAAACCCTGCTTTGAGGTTCTTCTGTATGTTATCTATGGCATCGTTAACGCCATTCTTGCCCGTCTCTATTTCAAGCGCTATGCGTAAATCACCTTTTTCTGCAACTATATCCGAGTCACCATTAACACGAACTTCAAACTTCACCTGATAGCCAAAGTTACGGCAATATTGGGCAACCCTGTTTCTCCAATACTCGTGTTCTAATGAGGCCTGTCCATCTATTCGGCTAACCGGAAATCCTAATTCAGTAGCTATCTCTTCACCAACTTTAGTTAGCCTTAATAACAGAATCTGGGATTTACCGGTATTTACCTTCTCTTCGTCTACCACGCCTTTATTAAATAATCCCAATTTTGTCTTGTTACCTTGTTCCGCTGTCATATCTAAATTTTTGTATCTCTGGGCAATCCCTATAAAGGAATGCTCTATTATATCCTTGAATAATACTATCTCTTTTTCTGTTAATTTGTCTTTATACTTAGCCCCGTTACGAATAACACCATTGCTGCCATTATTTACTGTTTCGCCAGCCGAATCGGTAGAATAACTTAACCGCAATAACTTCATATGCTCGCTGACAACTTCATCAGTTACGATTTTTTCTTTGATTTTAACAGGGTCAACCCTAATCACAAAAGGCAAAAGGTATCTGCCTGATAGCCTTATTATTGCCTCGCCCACCTTGAGCTGGGATAGCCACCTTTTTTGATTATCATCAAGCAAAAGATTGCTTGAGGCTGTGTTAATGTCTGGTCCATTTTTCTG
Above is a window of Candidatus Brocadiia bacterium DNA encoding:
- a CDS encoding phospholipase D family protein, producing MKKLLTILVFIIILGGIGLWYLNQQSVNSNPTTVVENSSSVNPKINVYFSPNGGCTKAIVDEIKSAQKTIRVQAYSFTSDPIAQALINAYKRGVDVEIVLDRSQRSERYSKVSDVAKAGIPTFIDTKHAIAHNKIMILDSKVIITGSFNFTKGAEEKNAENLLIIKNRADLVREYEENYLKHRAHAEKY
- a CDS encoding AAA family ATPase, whose translation is MIQENALKRITNFYLTSHDFNGIPVWSLREDLNISELELVKILINLITDNKISVVFGNICTNPHIKSFPDLEPQKQIEKIKQEGLQQDCIYPSKLMIEQATNVEEYNDRPFTRRLLLGAGQLEPVFFDLGVLERYFSDPRYSFEFYDFWGKACIASKFYDSTDIDKKDKIGLQTFGLGYDENRVRVVIVFLRYLNDLSPEHQQFWSTCIVSRKCKMVDYYYNSSFLAQFPEHISIYSAFLEEQVVINDLASLIGKPPFFKNTYKENHLKEFSFFLRPTLKNYNSFVHLLDKLISENINKDFFKGVIQLEERIDRGNGEFEIRQKNTLSLLEEWLSTIIVYPNESAKQQEILEFISPLKEVRKLRQKPAHLINEDSYDGKYDNLQRELIHKAYGSIRMIRLLFAKHPKAKAYDKISTLLLEGKIRNY